The Phycisphaerae bacterium genome contains the following window.
CAAATAGCGGACACCAACGAGGCCCGCACCGCCAGACAGATCGATCTGGGGGTTCGCGTGCTGGAGCCTATTCTGCTGGTGATCATGGCCTCGGTGGTATTCTGTATTCTTGTGGCGCTGCTGCTGCCGATTCTGACGATGGGCACGGCAGTGAAATAGGCGAGACCGGATTTCGACAAGCGGGCTGGACCCGAGAAGAGAATCGAGGAGCGAGAAACATGGCTGGACGCAGGAAACAGCAACGACGGCGCGGCTTTACCCTTATCGAGGTGCTGCTGGTGGCAGGAATTCTGGCCCTGCTGGCGGCGTTCGCCATTCCCCGGCTGTTCGGCCAGGCGCGCCAGGCGCAGATTAAGATCGCCGAAGCGCAGGTCGGCCGGAACGGTCCCATCGGAAAGGCGCTGGAAGCCTACAAGTGGGACATGGGGCGGTACCCGGAAACGGACGAGGGGCTGGCGGCGCTCTATCAGAAGAAGGACCAGGTGGACGACGCGCGTTACACGGGACCGTACCTGGAAGGTGATTTCGAGGAGCTGAAGGACCCCTGGGGTGCGGGGTACGAGTACCGTTCACCCGGTGACGTCCACGAGGACGGATACGATCTTTGGAGTCGCGGTCCGGACGGCAAGGACGACGGCGGCAAGGAAGGCAGCGACGATATCAAGAACTGGATTGAGAAGTAGGAAGAAGGCAATAGGCAATAGGCAATAGGCAATAGGCAATAGGAACAAGCCACGAAGCCACGGAGGCACCGAGGGGAAGAAGGCAGTTGGCAGTAGGCAGTAGGCAA
Protein-coding sequences here:
- the gspG gene encoding type II secretion system major pseudopilin GspG is translated as MAGRRKQQRRRGFTLIEVLLVAGILALLAAFAIPRLFGQARQAQIKIAEAQVGRNGPIGKALEAYKWDMGRYPETDEGLAALYQKKDQVDDARYTGPYLEGDFEELKDPWGAGYEYRSPGDVHEDGYDLWSRGPDGKDDGGKEGSDDIKNWIEK